A genomic region of Catalinimonas niigatensis contains the following coding sequences:
- a CDS encoding transposase produces the protein MKSNLRSIRKHRCYSQEFKRQIVKEFESGKYSVVQLERLYGIHNQSIYDWIYKYSNFNEKGYRIVEKKASSTLKVKALEARIKELEGIVGRKQISIEYLEKMIDLAKDELGIDIKKNYNTQPSTGSGNSKKGGSA, from the coding sequence ATGAAATCAAACTTAAGAAGTATTCGTAAGCACCGATGTTATTCGCAAGAATTTAAACGGCAAATTGTTAAAGAATTTGAGAGTGGTAAATACAGTGTGGTACAATTGGAAAGGCTGTATGGCATTCACAATCAGAGTATCTATGATTGGATCTACAAATATTCTAACTTTAATGAAAAAGGATACAGAATAGTGGAAAAGAAAGCAAGTAGTACTCTGAAGGTCAAAGCCCTTGAAGCCCGTATTAAGGAGCTAGAAGGCATAGTTGGCCGTAAACAAATCAGTATAGAATACTTGGAAAAGATGATTGATCTGGCCAAGGATGAATTGGGTATAGACATTAAAAAAAACTACAATACTCAACCATCCACTGGTTCAGGCAACAGCAAGAAAGGGGGTTCAGCATGA
- a CDS encoding IS3 family transposase yields MNMLYQVIGISKQAVHQYDKRQAIFDEQVRQLILEADELRAEHPGCGVEKMHYTLAPDFIGRDRFVALMMQLGYRLKRKKNYKRTTITSKVYYPNLIKGMPVVAPSIVWQSDITYILIGELYYYAVFIIDVYTKKVVGYQVSEHMRATANLAALKMALKDHKAPKFHHSDRGSQYTYNEYVDTLKALGCKLSMCVSAQDNAYAERINRTIKEEYLDHWKPISFQQLKRCTKKAVNHYNKDRPHDNIYRMSPLTFENYWERLTPEQRPITTIFNNEINV; encoded by the coding sequence ATGAATATGTTGTATCAAGTAATAGGCATCAGTAAGCAAGCTGTTCACCAATATGATAAACGGCAAGCTATCTTTGATGAACAAGTAAGACAGCTAATTTTAGAAGCGGACGAGTTGCGAGCAGAGCACCCAGGCTGCGGGGTAGAAAAGATGCACTATACGTTAGCACCGGACTTTATAGGCCGAGACCGTTTTGTAGCCCTGATGATGCAATTAGGATATCGTCTCAAAAGAAAGAAAAACTACAAGCGTACTACGATAACCTCTAAGGTTTACTACCCCAACCTGATCAAAGGCATGCCGGTGGTTGCCCCGTCAATTGTCTGGCAGTCTGACATCACATATATTCTGATAGGGGAATTATATTACTACGCTGTTTTCATTATTGATGTGTATACCAAAAAGGTAGTAGGTTATCAAGTCTCTGAGCATATGCGTGCAACAGCTAACTTGGCTGCACTCAAGATGGCCTTAAAAGATCACAAAGCTCCTAAATTCCATCACTCGGACCGAGGCAGTCAATATACCTACAACGAGTATGTGGATACCTTAAAAGCCCTTGGATGTAAATTGAGCATGTGTGTATCCGCTCAGGATAATGCCTATGCAGAGCGTATAAATCGGACTATTAAAGAAGAGTACCTGGATCACTGGAAGCCAATAAGTTTTCAGCAATTGAAACGTTGCACAAAAAAAGCGGTAAACCATTATAATAAAGACAGGCCACATGACAACATCTATAGAATGAGTCCGCTAACATTTGAAAACTATTGGGAGAGGTTAACACCTGAGCAAAGACCAATTACTACTATATTTAACAATGAAATTAATGTCTAA
- a CDS encoding ThuA domain-containing protein — protein MKLKTKLFHTFLPMLMLVMCSTLLTQFTFKASGEAQKKGIRVLMVGGGSSHDFDRWYKQEDVKTLEKGKFANVRYTDHTDSIAHYLPETDVLYLTNNQPIADPKVRKAIFDFVASGKGLVLGHAALWYNWNDWPEYNQQLVSGGSRGHDKYGNFNVNIDKTSHPVTKKVKSFTLDDELYYFEPDTSGPGIEVLATASAEGSDKSFPSVFVVNHEQARIVGLALGHDAASHELKEYQTLLRNAIRWVAGQ, from the coding sequence ATGAAACTAAAAACTAAGCTATTCCATACATTTTTACCAATGCTGATGCTGGTGATGTGCAGCACACTTTTGACACAGTTTACTTTTAAAGCGTCCGGAGAAGCGCAAAAGAAAGGGATTCGGGTACTGATGGTAGGAGGAGGTTCTTCCCATGACTTCGATCGCTGGTACAAGCAGGAAGATGTAAAAACCCTGGAAAAGGGAAAATTTGCTAACGTAAGATATACCGATCATACCGATTCTATCGCCCATTACCTGCCTGAAACCGATGTGCTTTATCTTACCAACAATCAGCCTATCGCTGATCCAAAAGTACGTAAGGCTATTTTTGATTTTGTAGCATCCGGCAAAGGTCTTGTTCTGGGTCACGCTGCCCTCTGGTACAACTGGAATGACTGGCCGGAATACAACCAACAACTGGTCAGCGGAGGCTCACGGGGTCATGATAAGTACGGTAACTTTAATGTGAATATTGACAAGACTTCACATCCGGTCACCAAAAAGGTAAAATCTTTTACCCTGGACGATGAGCTATATTATTTTGAACCGGACACTTCGGGTCCCGGAATAGAAGTACTGGCGACAGCAAGTGCAGAAGGTTCGGACAAGAGTTTTCCATCCGTCTTTGTGGTCAATCATGAGCAGGCCAGGATTGTAGGCTTGGCCCTAGGGCATGACGCTGCCTCACACGAATTGAAAGAATATCAGACACTTTTGCGAAATGCGATAAGGTGGGTAGCCGGTCAGTAA